A window of Daphnia pulicaria isolate SC F1-1A chromosome 4, SC_F0-13Bv2, whole genome shotgun sequence genomic DNA:
TGTGCTTCAACGTAAAATTTTCGTCTTCGAATTTCCCGTTTCCACCGAAAATTGATCGACCACCGGTTCCATCACCGTTAGTAAAATCACCACCTTGACACATCTTTTGCAAAAGGacgttaataaaaataaatattgattAAAACTAAGCTTTCCGCTTACAAATCCTGGAATAATACGATGAAAACTGGAATTCATGAATCCATAACCTTTTTCATGAGTGCAGAGAGCAAGAAAATTTTCAGATGTTTTAGGGGCGACATCAGCtctcaataaaataattattctgcctaaattgatttttccagCTTTAAGATCCATGTACACTTGAGGGTTGCCGCGAGGCTTTTTAGAAACTGCTGACTTAGTTTCAGATTCAGAAACATTGTCTTTCCCTTCAGTTGATTCCTTATTGTTTTCCTCCactggatttttattttcttctgtcTTTCCAGCATATTTTTGCAACCAAGAATCCTCTGACCAAACTGGTCTAGAATATCCTTCCTTAATTTTCCGAGGTCTTGCAATGTTTACAGTAATTGTTTTGCCAAACAACTCAGAATCATTCTGAAAGAAAGGCATCCATGATGGCaagtaattaaatatttgtttactaGATAAACTGTAAGAAATTGTGAGAATACCATGTTATCAATTGCGGCAGCAGCATCTTCAGCTAGTTCATACTCAATAAAAGAGAAACCTCTATGTTTTTCATGATTTTCATAATCTGGAGGTATTTCTATATTAACAATTTCTCCGAAAGGAATAAAGGCTGCACGCACTACTGATTCATCTGCCTCATCAGGAAGGCCACCTGTTAAAATGAATCACAGTAAGCATTACATTTCGTAAGACTGAAATATGTTATTTGATCTTACCGACATAGATGTTTCGCTTGGCATTGTTAGATGACATGTTGTGGCACAAATTTGAATGCACCACAAGAAAGATTATCAAGAATCGAGGTTTACGTGTTCAAAAACTTTAcgtaaagtattgaaatt
This region includes:
- the LOC124338175 gene encoding peptidyl-prolyl cis-trans isomerase E-like → MSSNNAKRNIYVGGLPDEADESVVRAAFIPFGEIVNIEIPPDYENHEKHRGFSFIEYELAEDAAAAIDNMNDSELFGKTITVNIARPRKIKEGYSRPVWSEDSWLQKYAGKTEENKNPVEENNKESTEGKDNVSESETKSAVSKKPRGNPQVYMDLKAGKINLGRIIILLRADVAPKTSENFLALCTHEKGYGFMNSSFHRIIPGFMCQGGDFTNGDGTGGRSIFGGNGKFEDENFTLKHNGPGILSMANSGPNSNGSQFFLTLDKAEWLDNKHVVFGQLLAGLDVLRKVEKYGTKSGKPTDKVIMSACGELL